The Streptomyces sp. NBC_01275 genome has a segment encoding these proteins:
- a CDS encoding class II aldolase/adducin family protein, producing the protein MHGPTPPAPLPTERLQFAMPPMHDSVEDERRHRKERLAGAVRIFGRLGFEDGVSGHITARDPEFSDCFWVNPFGMPFKHVTVSDLVLANADGQVVEGGYHVNQAAFTVHAQVHAARPDVVAVAHCHSVHGRALAALGELLDPITQESCAFYEDHALYDAYTGVAVDAQEGRRIASALGSRKALVLRNHGLLTVGDSIDAAAWWFLSMERSSQVQLTARAAGRPILIDHKAAVATREQLGGDLVAWINYQPLWQDISRSEPDLLS; encoded by the coding sequence ATGCACGGGCCCACACCGCCTGCCCCGCTGCCCACCGAACGGCTGCAGTTCGCGATGCCGCCGATGCACGACTCGGTGGAGGACGAGCGCCGCCACCGTAAGGAACGGCTGGCGGGCGCAGTGCGGATCTTCGGGCGGCTCGGCTTCGAGGACGGCGTCTCGGGGCACATCACCGCGCGCGACCCCGAGTTCAGCGACTGCTTCTGGGTCAACCCGTTCGGGATGCCGTTCAAGCACGTCACCGTCAGCGACCTGGTCCTGGCCAACGCCGACGGACAGGTCGTCGAGGGCGGCTACCACGTCAACCAGGCCGCCTTCACCGTTCACGCCCAGGTGCACGCGGCCCGCCCCGACGTCGTCGCCGTCGCCCACTGCCACTCCGTGCACGGCCGTGCCCTCGCCGCCCTCGGCGAGCTGCTCGACCCCATCACCCAGGAGAGCTGCGCCTTCTACGAGGACCACGCCCTCTACGACGCCTACACCGGCGTGGCCGTCGACGCCCAGGAAGGCCGGCGCATCGCGTCCGCGCTCGGCTCCCGCAAGGCCCTCGTGCTGCGCAACCACGGCCTGTTGACCGTCGGGGACTCGATCGACGCGGCGGCCTGGTGGTTCCTGTCGATGGAACGCTCCAGCCAGGTCCAGCTCACCGCCCGCGCGGCCGGCCGGCCGATCCTGATCGACCACAAGGCGGCGGTGGCGACCCGGGAGCAGCTCGGCGGCGACCTGGTGGCCTGGATCAACTACCAGCCCCTCTGGCAGGACATCAGCCGCAGCGAACCGGATCTGCTGAGCTAG
- the guaA gene encoding glutamine-hydrolyzing GMP synthase — translation MSSATPAATAPDTVLVVDFGAQYAQLIARRVREARVYSEIVPSTMPVAEILAKNPAAIILSGGPSSVYEEGAPRLDPALFEAGVPVFGMCYGFQLMAQTLGGTVDNTGAREYGRTDLHVSRVSSTLFEGTPAEQAVWMSHGDACSAAPEGFTVTASTDVVPVAAFENDEKKLYGVQHHPEVMHSTHGQQVLEHFLYRGAGLTPSWTTGNVIEEQVAAIREQVGDKRAICGLSGGVDSAVAAALVGRAIGDQLTCVYVDHGLMRKGETEQVEKDFVAATGVKLVVVDAEERFLTALKGVSDPEEKRKIIGREFIRVFEQAQAEIIADDGPEVAFLVQGTLYPDVVESGGGTGTANIKSHHNVGGLPEDLEFQLVEPLRKLFKDEVRMVGQELGLPEEIVQRQPFPGPGLGIRIVGEVTKDRLDLLRDADAIAREELTAAGLDREIWQCPVVLLADVRSVGVQGDGRTYGHPIVLRPVSSEDAMTADWSRLPYDVLAKISTRITNEVRDVNRVVVDVTSKPPGTIEWE, via the coding sequence GTGTCATCAGCGACTCCCGCTGCCACCGCCCCCGACACCGTCCTGGTCGTCGACTTCGGCGCGCAGTACGCCCAGCTCATCGCCCGTCGAGTCCGCGAGGCCCGGGTCTACAGCGAGATCGTGCCGAGCACCATGCCGGTCGCGGAGATCCTCGCCAAGAACCCGGCGGCGATCATCCTGTCCGGCGGCCCCTCGTCCGTGTACGAGGAGGGCGCCCCCCGCCTCGACCCCGCGCTCTTCGAGGCCGGCGTCCCCGTCTTCGGCATGTGCTACGGCTTCCAGCTGATGGCGCAGACCCTCGGCGGCACCGTCGACAACACCGGCGCCCGTGAGTACGGCCGCACCGACCTGCACGTCTCCCGCGTGTCCTCCACCCTCTTCGAGGGCACCCCGGCCGAGCAGGCCGTCTGGATGTCGCACGGCGACGCCTGTTCCGCCGCCCCCGAGGGGTTCACCGTCACGGCGTCCACGGACGTCGTCCCGGTCGCCGCCTTCGAGAACGACGAGAAGAAGCTCTACGGCGTCCAGCACCACCCCGAGGTCATGCACTCCACGCACGGCCAGCAGGTCCTGGAGCACTTCCTGTACCGGGGCGCGGGCCTGACCCCGTCCTGGACCACGGGCAACGTGATCGAGGAGCAGGTCGCCGCGATCCGCGAGCAGGTCGGCGACAAGCGCGCCATCTGCGGGCTGTCCGGCGGCGTGGACTCCGCCGTCGCCGCCGCCCTGGTCGGGCGGGCCATCGGAGACCAGCTGACCTGCGTGTACGTCGACCACGGCCTGATGCGCAAGGGCGAGACCGAGCAGGTCGAGAAGGACTTCGTGGCCGCGACCGGCGTCAAGCTGGTCGTCGTGGACGCCGAGGAGCGCTTCCTCACCGCGCTCAAGGGCGTCAGCGACCCCGAGGAGAAGCGGAAGATCATCGGCCGCGAGTTCATCCGGGTCTTCGAGCAGGCCCAGGCGGAGATCATCGCGGACGACGGCCCCGAGGTCGCCTTCCTGGTCCAGGGCACGCTGTACCCGGACGTGGTGGAGTCCGGCGGCGGCACCGGCACCGCCAACATCAAGTCGCACCACAATGTCGGCGGCCTCCCCGAGGACCTGGAGTTCCAGCTCGTCGAGCCGCTGCGCAAGCTGTTCAAGGACGAGGTCCGGATGGTCGGCCAGGAGCTCGGCCTGCCGGAGGAGATCGTCCAGCGCCAGCCCTTCCCGGGCCCGGGCCTCGGCATCCGGATCGTCGGCGAGGTGACGAAGGACCGCCTCGACCTGCTCCGCGACGCCGACGCCATCGCCCGCGAGGAGCTGACGGCCGCCGGTCTCGACCGTGAGATCTGGCAGTGCCCGGTGGTCCTCCTCGCGGACGTCCGCAGTGTCGGCGTCCAGGGCGACGGCCGCACCTACGGCCACCCGATCGTGCTGCGCCCGGTCTCCTCCGAGGACGCGATGACCGCCGACTGGTCCCGCCTGCCGTACGACGTCCTGGCGAAGATCTCCACCCGGATCACCAACGAGGTCCGTGACGTCAACCGCGTGGTCGTCGACGTCACCTCGAAGCCGCCGGGCACGATCGAGTGGGAGTAG
- a CDS encoding DoxX family protein — protein sequence MAHGMRTDTYPPYLDGGGRGWRDTATRYALLPLRVFLGVTFIYAGLDKLTDSAFMKDSGAGSIGDTMRAVRDSSAIPALVDLALKNPVGFGYAIALGELAVGLGALFGLLTRLAALGGALISLSLWLTVSWASEPYYYGNDLAYLMAWLPLVLAGAPYLSLDALLHNRRRQRSGGLS from the coding sequence ATGGCTCACGGCATGCGGACGGACACCTACCCCCCTTATCTCGACGGCGGCGGCCGCGGCTGGCGGGACACCGCCACCCGGTACGCCCTCCTTCCTCTGCGCGTCTTCCTCGGCGTCACCTTCATCTACGCGGGCCTCGACAAACTCACCGACAGCGCCTTCATGAAGGACAGCGGCGCCGGCTCGATCGGCGACACCATGCGCGCCGTCCGTGACTCCTCGGCCATCCCCGCCCTGGTCGACCTGGCCCTGAAGAACCCGGTCGGCTTCGGCTACGCCATCGCCCTCGGTGAACTCGCCGTCGGCCTCGGCGCCCTGTTCGGCCTGCTCACCCGCCTCGCCGCACTCGGCGGCGCGCTGATCTCGCTCAGCCTGTGGCTGACGGTGAGCTGGGCCTCGGAGCCGTACTACTACGGCAACGACCTGGCCTACCTCATGGCCTGGCTCCCCCTCGTCCTCGCAGGCGCCCCCTACCTCTCCCTCGACGCCCTCCTGCACAACCGCCGCCGCCAACGCTCAGGCGGCCTCAGCTAG
- a CDS encoding chorismate mutase — protein sequence MTVTATDKTARTSADKTGARTDEAAGVITGARERVDALDDRIIGLVQERMAVSAVIQDARIASGGRRVNLSREMEILDHYREALGKPGTALAMTLLELCRGRV from the coding sequence ATGACCGTCACCGCCACCGACAAGACCGCGCGGACCTCCGCCGACAAGACCGGCGCCCGTACCGACGAGGCCGCCGGGGTGATCACCGGCGCCCGCGAGCGCGTCGACGCGCTCGACGATCGGATCATCGGTCTCGTACAGGAACGCATGGCCGTGTCCGCCGTGATCCAGGACGCCCGGATCGCCTCCGGCGGCCGGCGCGTGAACCTCTCCCGGGAGATGGAGATCCTCGACCACTACCGCGAGGCCCTGGGCAAGCCCGGCACGGCCCTCGCCATGACGCTCCTCGAACTGTGCCGCGGGCGGGTCTGA
- a CDS encoding DUF4429 domain-containing protein, with product MAEIIQRDGTWAFDGTTVRITPGLHRSVPLFRQTYGEIAVPLEAVAGVVYEPERRRGRLRLRLREGADPLLQSTGGRLPEAADPYRLTVDADRSGVAEYVAEEIRHALLLDQVPQEPAQAYLLPGPPVPVSVRSSDGTVSFDGLQVRIDWADTSDRVKRATGPRIIAVGDLAQVEWLPNSGHEDGFLRFVTHETVFSKLPAEKDPYTLDLWGSVRRDLLTALVATAVTARLPHPSTSVEDRAAPRQAVPGQAAPGRAVPAAVVPAQADRHDVLLRRLRELGELHRDGVLTDEEFARTKAVILRDF from the coding sequence ATGGCCGAGATCATCCAGCGTGACGGGACCTGGGCCTTCGACGGCACGACGGTCCGGATCACGCCGGGACTCCACCGCTCCGTGCCGCTGTTCCGGCAGACGTACGGGGAGATCGCCGTGCCGCTGGAGGCGGTCGCCGGGGTCGTCTACGAGCCCGAGCGCAGGCGTGGGCGGCTGCGGCTGCGACTGCGCGAGGGGGCCGACCCGCTGCTCCAGTCGACCGGCGGACGGCTGCCCGAGGCGGCCGATCCCTATCGGCTCACGGTGGACGCGGACCGTTCCGGGGTCGCCGAGTACGTCGCCGAGGAGATCCGGCACGCTCTGCTGCTCGACCAGGTCCCGCAGGAACCGGCCCAGGCGTACCTCCTGCCGGGGCCGCCGGTGCCGGTCTCCGTCCGGTCCTCCGACGGCACGGTCTCCTTCGACGGGCTCCAGGTGCGGATCGACTGGGCGGACACCTCGGACCGGGTGAAGCGGGCGACCGGCCCGCGCATCATCGCCGTCGGCGACCTCGCGCAGGTCGAGTGGCTGCCCAACTCCGGCCACGAGGACGGCTTCCTGCGCTTCGTGACCCACGAGACGGTGTTCTCGAAGCTGCCGGCGGAGAAGGACCCCTACACCCTGGATCTGTGGGGCAGTGTGCGGCGGGATCTGTTGACGGCGCTGGTGGCGACCGCGGTCACGGCGCGGCTGCCGCACCCTTCGACCTCCGTCGAGGACAGGGCCGCCCCTCGCCAGGCAGTCCCGGGCCAGGCAGCCCCGGGTCGGGCGGTCCCGGCCGCGGTCGTCCCGGCCCAGGCCGACCGGCACGACGTACTGCTGCGACGGCTGCGGGAGTTGGGCGAGCTGCATCGGGACGGGGTGCTCACGGACGAGGAGTTCGCGAGGACGAAGGCCGTGATACTGCGCGACTTCTAG
- a CDS encoding pyridoxamine 5'-phosphate oxidase family protein yields the protein MTVNWAAFVAVEPEFAGIVEARFGAFTHHVLATLRRDGSPRTSGLEVRFLGGELWLGMMPGSLKVLDLRRDPRFALQANLGEGTGMGGGDVRIAGRAVEAADGAAKAAYVKEVEPPQPFHLFRTELTEVVRTYVEDDTYLVAQVWTPGESVRTLKRT from the coding sequence ATGACAGTCAACTGGGCGGCCTTCGTCGCCGTGGAGCCCGAGTTCGCCGGGATCGTCGAGGCTCGGTTCGGCGCGTTCACCCATCACGTCCTCGCGACCCTCCGCAGGGACGGCTCACCGCGCACCAGCGGGCTGGAGGTCCGTTTCCTGGGCGGCGAGCTGTGGCTGGGCATGATGCCGGGCTCGCTGAAGGTCCTCGACCTGCGCCGCGACCCGCGTTTCGCCCTCCAGGCCAACCTCGGCGAGGGCACGGGGATGGGCGGCGGGGACGTACGGATCGCCGGTCGGGCCGTCGAGGCGGCGGACGGCGCGGCGAAGGCGGCGTACGTGAAAGAGGTGGAACCGCCGCAGCCGTTCCACCTCTTCCGCACCGAGCTGACGGAGGTCGTACGGACCTACGTCGAGGACGACACGTATCTCGTCGCCCAGGTGTGGACGCCCGGAGAGTCGGTGCGGACTCTCAAGCGGACGTGA